Proteins encoded within one genomic window of Brachybacterium muris:
- the istA gene encoding IS21 family transposase: protein MVRKIRAKLVLQLRAEGLSGRAISSSQGMSRKSVRAVFEAADAAGIGWGDIADVADEQVYARLFPGRGEHESVFAQPDWEQVHREMARVGVTLKLLHGEYFDATTAAGDPAMGYDRFCRTYQHHVMVTGAASRVGHKAGQSVEVDWSGPTMELADPVTGEVSKVFLFVACLPFSRYAFCFPALDMRQESWLRAHVAMFEALGGTVPRIVPDNLKTGVVKHPREGEIVLNDAYREMAAHYSAAVLPGRVRKPKDKASVENTVAHVATWVIAGLRDQRFTSLPELAAAIGQRMEAYNAEPFQKRPGSRASVFDAEERPLLTPLPAVPYEISTWHYGRRVGRNGHVTFARNFYSAPFAHIGAKVDLRITARTLEIYQGSQRLTSHLLLPETASNEYRTNDADLPAGERFQAWDAQRVRAWADRVGPATVIVIQRIFESVPIVEQGLDPALAVLRLSRRFSVDRVEAACALALTGRVRSPRYAHLHPILATGQDKVAALRPPREEPAEDGGYVRGADYYAGGVR from the coding sequence ATGGTACGGAAGATCAGGGCGAAGCTGGTGCTCCAGCTGCGCGCAGAAGGTCTGTCGGGGCGAGCGATTTCGTCCTCGCAGGGCATGTCCCGCAAGTCCGTGAGGGCGGTGTTCGAGGCCGCTGACGCTGCAGGGATCGGGTGGGGCGATATCGCGGACGTCGCCGATGAGCAGGTGTATGCCCGGTTGTTCCCGGGCCGGGGCGAGCACGAGAGCGTGTTCGCACAGCCGGACTGGGAACAGGTCCATCGAGAGATGGCCAGGGTCGGCGTGACGCTGAAGCTGTTGCACGGCGAGTACTTCGACGCGACCACGGCGGCTGGGGATCCGGCGATGGGGTATGACCGGTTTTGCCGCACCTACCAGCACCACGTCATGGTCACCGGTGCCGCTTCGAGAGTCGGTCACAAGGCCGGCCAGAGCGTGGAGGTCGACTGGTCCGGCCCCACGATGGAGCTGGCCGATCCGGTCACCGGCGAGGTCTCGAAGGTGTTCTTGTTCGTTGCCTGCCTGCCTTTTTCTCGTTACGCGTTCTGCTTCCCGGCGCTGGATATGCGCCAGGAGTCCTGGCTGCGAGCGCACGTAGCGATGTTCGAGGCGCTGGGCGGGACGGTCCCGAGGATCGTTCCGGACAACCTCAAGACCGGTGTGGTGAAGCACCCCCGCGAGGGCGAGATCGTCCTGAACGATGCGTATCGCGAGATGGCAGCGCATTACTCGGCGGCGGTGCTCCCGGGGAGGGTGCGGAAACCGAAAGACAAGGCGAGCGTGGAGAACACCGTCGCGCACGTCGCGACCTGGGTCATCGCCGGGCTGCGGGATCAGCGATTCACGTCCCTGCCCGAACTTGCAGCCGCCATCGGGCAGCGGATGGAGGCCTATAACGCGGAGCCGTTCCAGAAGCGGCCCGGATCCCGCGCCAGCGTGTTCGACGCGGAGGAGCGGCCGCTGCTGACGCCGCTGCCGGCGGTGCCCTACGAGATCTCGACATGGCACTACGGACGACGAGTGGGCAGGAACGGGCACGTCACGTTCGCGCGGAACTTCTACTCCGCGCCGTTCGCGCACATCGGCGCGAAGGTCGATCTGCGCATCACGGCCCGGACGCTGGAGATCTATCAGGGCAGCCAGCGACTGACCAGTCACCTGCTGCTCCCGGAGACCGCGAGCAATGAGTACCGCACCAACGACGCGGACCTACCTGCGGGCGAGCGTTTCCAGGCCTGGGACGCGCAGAGGGTGCGGGCGTGGGCAGATCGGGTCGGGCCGGCCACGGTGATCGTGATCCAGCGGATCTTCGAGTCCGTGCCGATCGTGGAACAGGGCCTGGATCCCGCGTTGGCGGTGCTACGGCTCTCTCGCCGCTTCTCCGTAGATCGGGTCGAGGCGGCCTGCGCACTCGCGCTGACGGGACGGGTCCGTTCACCGCGCTATGCGCATCTGCACCCGATCTTGGCCACCGGGCAGGACAAGGTCGCCGCCCTGCGTCCACCCCGCGAGGAACCCGCGGAAGACGGCGGATACGTCCGTGGCGCCGACTACTACGCCGGAGGTGTCCGGTGA
- a CDS encoding ATP-binding protein: MSVIDNDTKRKLREMGATALLDAIDAQDEAHVLGMSFQERLQLIVDEAHSIFNHGKVEGLIRRAGLRYPGADLRRLDLVEERGLNRNVIAQLATCSFIQRQQNVVFQGFTGSGKSYLGCALAKQACQHRLRAHYIRMPDLEEAWALAKDKPQGQTKFLRKYSTFSLLVIDEWLLDHPDEGMRSMLLELLERRYDTGSTVFCTQYPKKDWHARLGGAVHADAIMDRIVHNTIWIDTGDRNMREHTALPQ; this comes from the coding sequence GTGAGCGTGATCGATAACGACACGAAGCGGAAGCTGCGCGAGATGGGCGCGACCGCGCTGCTGGACGCGATCGATGCCCAGGATGAGGCTCACGTGCTGGGGATGTCGTTCCAGGAACGGCTCCAGCTGATCGTGGACGAGGCGCATTCCATCTTCAATCATGGAAAGGTCGAGGGTCTGATCCGCCGGGCGGGGCTGCGTTATCCCGGAGCGGACCTGCGGCGGCTGGATCTGGTCGAGGAACGGGGACTGAACCGGAACGTGATCGCGCAACTGGCAACCTGCTCCTTCATCCAGCGGCAACAGAACGTGGTCTTCCAGGGCTTCACCGGCTCAGGGAAGTCCTACCTCGGCTGCGCGCTGGCGAAGCAGGCCTGCCAGCACCGGCTCCGAGCCCACTACATCCGAATGCCCGACCTCGAAGAGGCCTGGGCCCTGGCAAAGGACAAGCCGCAGGGCCAGACGAAGTTCCTGCGGAAGTACTCCACGTTCTCGCTGCTGGTGATCGACGAGTGGCTGCTGGACCATCCTGACGAGGGAATGCGTTCGATGCTGCTGGAACTGCTCGAGCGCCGCTATGACACCGGCTCGACCGTGTTCTGCACCCAGTACCCGAAGAAGGACTGGCACGCCCGGCTCGGTGGAGCAGTCCACGCCGATGCGATCATGGACCGCATCGTGCACAACACAATCTGGATCGACACCGGCGACAGGAACATGCGAGAACACACCGCACTGCCCCAGTGA